The Narcine bancroftii isolate sNarBan1 chromosome 6, sNarBan1.hap1, whole genome shotgun sequence genome window below encodes:
- the zhx3b gene encoding zinc fingers and homeoboxes protein 3 isoform X1, producing MASKRKSTTPCMIPAKALVMQGPGIDVSPAYNDKVESSLPAFPIDDPSAGEQAFDQNDVVEHGGFECKYCDYTSQDYQVFTMHVESMHSDESVDQLYVCVECNFSTKSQESLTVHNAMSHASEGNLKVSVIKKGSQFVSELNAPEIRSNDTQENGEEADAQSEISISKTPIMKMLKVKPDAKRISVTHLGKEEPSEEGEAADEAVKKTEGLPANGSANADPAVNGSTVVSVPVLQAGVTQIVPVVQQAATSNTSSPLPKVMIPLSSIPIYNAAMDSNSFLNNSFSKFPYPTKAELCWLTVVTKYPEEQLKIWFTAQRLKHGISWTPEEIEDARKKMFNTIIQGIPQQTITVLPSQVTTANGSQHLFQANFPCQLVTQAGNIMVSQPGGVVKGVAVSGSPVAVSLATVPKQQDISKFQLQKLGGGTESTGMKILTSASGAQSVISSAHLSSSSQIAEFGTYKYKKTKEQLAALKQSFLRSQFPEHEEVERLVRATGLQGKEIRKWFSDRRYNYKNLKCNQSFEVGNLNLPPAGTGLEDTTPPPLPTSAFHPHRRQWQTNCDFTPPKFKGKSAEQLSALEHSYGLNPFPPEEEVDRLRAETKMTRREIDLWFSERRKVKLDERVRQEDSGVADSAGDEEEEESDGEGTPSDSSSVDMRRILAPQERLKVSPLKICVRDGSNLCVQPKALQATKAQNPNAVSSATPKYKGQNKKTVHQLHLMKLQFMRTQWPTVEEYDELAISARLPRTEVVRWFGDARYALKNGQLKWYDDYKKGIYAIRSGSNSLITDVPVENYRVRRTPTKKSGKAALFEYYTQHRMLHEEDLDRLCEKSYMSYEQVRDWFAEKQTEDAMYMSDFSNEDQQSTNGESDKAKGGQRFAAEEAYSDVTDNSDNWDVRSREGPPELNEFDAENISEAE from the exons ATGGCGAGCAAAAGGAAGTCTACCACCCCTTGCATGATACCAGCCAAGGCCTTGGTCATGCAGGGCCCAGGCATCGACGTCAGCCCAGCGTACAATGACAAGGTGGAGTCCTCACTGCCAGCATTTCCGATTGATGACCCATCAGCTGGCGAGCAGGCCTTTGACCAGAATGATGTTGTGGAGCATGGTGGCTTCGAATGCAAATATTGCGATTACACTAGTCAGGACTACCAAGTGTTTACCATGCACGTGGAATCGATGCACTCCGACGAAAGTGTGGACCAGTTGTACGTCTGCGTTGAGTGCAACTTCAGCACAAAGAGCCAGGAGTCACTGACGGTGCACAATGCCATGAGCCACGCCAGCGAGGGCAACCTCAAAGTCAGCGTTATCAAGAAGGGCAGCCAGTTCGTGTCCGAGCTGAATGCCCCCGAGATCCGAAGCAACGACACCCAAGAGAATGGTGAGGAGGCCGATGCTCAGTCAGAAATCTCCATCAGCAAAACGCCCATCATGAAAATGCTGAAGGTCAAGCCGGATGCCAAGCGGATCAGTGTTACTCACCTGGGAAAGGAAGAGCCCAGCGAGGAGGGGGAGGCGGCTGATGAGGCTGTTAAAAAGACTGAAGGGTTGCCAGCTAACGGGTCAGCGAACGCTGACCCAGCCGTCAACGGGTCCACGGTGGTGTCGGTGCCTGTCCTGCAAGCTGGTGTGACGCAGATTGTCCCAGTGGTGCAGCAGGCGGCCACGAGCAACACTTCCAGCCCCTTGCCCAAAGTGATGATCCCTCTGAGCAGCATCCCCATCTACAACGCTGCCATGGATTCCAACAGCTTTCTCAACAACTCCTTCAGCAAGTTCCCCTACCCAACCAAAGCTGAACTGTGCTGGCTAACGGTGGTCACCAAGTACCCAGAAGAGCAGCTCAAGATCTGGTTCACAGCGCAACGGCTAAAGCATGGCATCAGCTGGACACCGGAGGAGATTGAAGATGCCCGCAAGAAgatgttcaacaccatcatccagGGCATCCCACAGCAGACTATCACGGTTTTACCTAGCCAGGTCACTACCGCCAATGGCAGTCAGCACCTCTTCCAGGCTAACTTCCCCTGCCAGCTGGTGACTCAGGCAGGCAATATCATGGTCAGCCAGCCTGGTGGGGTGGTGAAAGGGGTGGCGGTGAGCGGCTCCCCCGTTGCTGTCAGCCTGGCCACTGTCCCCAAGCAGCAGGACATCTCCAAGTTCCAACTGCAGAAGCTGGGAGGTGGCACAGAGAGCACGGGCATGAAGATCTTGACGTCGGCGTCAGGGGCCCAGTCGGTGATCAGTTCAGCCCACCTCTCGTCGTCCAGCCAGATTGCGGAGTTCGGGACGTACAAGTACAAGAAAACCAAAGAGCAGCTGGCAGCACTGAAGCAGAGCTTCCTGCGATCTCAGTTCCCAGAGCACGAGGAGGTCGAGCGGCTGGTGAGGGCGACGGGCCTGCAAGGCAAGGAAATCCGCAAGTGGTTCAGCGACCGGCGCTACAACTATAAGAACCTGAAGTGCAACCAATCGTTCGAAGTGGGCAATCTCAACCTCCCTCCTGCCGGCACTGGCCTGGAGGACActacccctcctcctctccccacctcggCCTTCCACCCCCACCGGCGCCAGTGGCAAACCAACTGTGACTTCACCCCACCCAAATTCAAGGGCAAGTCGGCCGAGCAGCTCAGCGCCCTGGAGCATAGCTATGGGCTGAACCCTTTCCCGCCTGAGGAAGAGGTGGACAGGCTGAGGGCAGAGACCAAGATGACCCGGCGGGAGATCGACTTGTGGTTCTCCGAGCGGCGGAAGGTCAAACTGGATGAGCGAGTCCGCCAGGAAGACTCAGGTGTAGCGGACTCTGCtggggatgaggaggaggaggaatcagACGGGGAAGGGACACCCAGCGACAGCAGCTCCGTGGACATGAGGCGAATCCTGGCCCCTCAGGAGCGCCTCAAGGTCAGCCCCTTGAAGATCTGCGTGAGGGACGGCTCCAACTTGTGCGTCCAGCCCAAGGCCTTGCAGGCCACGAAGGCCCAGAACCCCAACGCGGTCTCCTCTGCCACTCCCAAGTATAAGGGGCAGAATAAGAAAACAGTCCACCAGCTCCACTTGATGAAGCTGCAGTTCATGCGGACGCAGTGGCCCACAGTGGAAGAGTATGATGAGCTGGCCATCAGCGCCAGGCTACCCAGGACTGAGGTGGTCCGCTGGTTTGGCGACGCTCGGTACGCCTTGAAGAATGGGCAGCTGAAGTGGTACGACGACTACAAGAAGGGCATCTATGCCATCCGGTCAGGCAGTAACAGCCTCATCACTGACGTGCCTGTGGAGAACTACAGAGTCAGGCGCACCCCAACCAAAAAGAGCGGCAAGGCAGCTCTGTTTGAGTACTACACCCAGCACCGCATGCTGCACGAGGAGGACCTTGACCGGCTGTGTGAGAAGTCTTACATGAGCTACGAGCAGGTCAGGGACTGGTTTGCTGAGAAGCAAACCGAGGATGCCATGTACATGTCGGACTTCAGCAATGAGGACCAGCAGTCGACCAATGGCGAGAGTGACAAGGCCAAGGGTGGGCAGCGGTTTGCCGCGGAGGAGGCCTACTCTGATGTGACTGACAACAGCGATAACTGGGACGTCCGGTCACGAGAGGGACCCCCAGAACTGAATGAGTTTGATGCTGAGAACATCTCTG AAGCCGAGTGA
- the zhx3b gene encoding zinc fingers and homeoboxes protein 3 isoform X2, with protein MASKRKSTTPCMIPAKALVMQGPGIDVSPAYNDKVESSLPAFPIDDPSAGEQAFDQNDVVEHGGFECKYCDYTSQDYQVFTMHVESMHSDESVDQLYVCVECNFSTKSQESLTVHNAMSHASEGNLKVSVIKKGSQFVSELNAPEIRSNDTQENGEEADAQSEISISKTPIMKMLKVKPDAKRISVTHLGKEEPSEEGEAADEAVKKTEGLPANGSANADPAVNGSTVVSVPVLQAGVTQIVPVVQQAATSNTSSPLPKVMIPLSSIPIYNAAMDSNSFLNNSFSKFPYPTKAELCWLTVVTKYPEEQLKIWFTAQRLKHGISWTPEEIEDARKKMFNTIIQGIPQQTITVLPSQVTTANGSQHLFQANFPCQLVTQAGNIMVSQPGGVVKGVAVSGSPVAVSLATVPKQQDISKFQLQKLGGGTESTGMKILTSASGAQSVISSAHLSSSSQIAEFGTYKYKKTKEQLAALKQSFLRSQFPEHEEVERLVRATGLQGKEIRKWFSDRRYNYKNLKCNQSFEVGNLNLPPAGTGLEDTTPPPLPTSAFHPHRRQWQTNCDFTPPKFKGKSAEQLSALEHSYGLNPFPPEEEVDRLRAETKMTRREIDLWFSERRKVKLDERVRQEDSGVADSAGDEEEEESDGEGTPSDSSSVDMRRILAPQERLKVSPLKICVRDGSNLCVQPKALQATKAQNPNAVSSATPKYKGQNKKTVHQLHLMKLQFMRTQWPTVEEYDELAISARLPRTEVVRWFGDARYALKNGQLKWYDDYKKGIYAIRSGSNSLITDVPVENYRVRRTPTKKSGKAALFEYYTQHRMLHEEDLDRLCEKSYMSYEQVRDWFAEKQTEDAMYMSDFSNEDQQSTNGESDKAKGGQRFAAEEAYSDVTDNSDNWDVRSREGPPELNEFDAENISAE; from the exons ATGGCGAGCAAAAGGAAGTCTACCACCCCTTGCATGATACCAGCCAAGGCCTTGGTCATGCAGGGCCCAGGCATCGACGTCAGCCCAGCGTACAATGACAAGGTGGAGTCCTCACTGCCAGCATTTCCGATTGATGACCCATCAGCTGGCGAGCAGGCCTTTGACCAGAATGATGTTGTGGAGCATGGTGGCTTCGAATGCAAATATTGCGATTACACTAGTCAGGACTACCAAGTGTTTACCATGCACGTGGAATCGATGCACTCCGACGAAAGTGTGGACCAGTTGTACGTCTGCGTTGAGTGCAACTTCAGCACAAAGAGCCAGGAGTCACTGACGGTGCACAATGCCATGAGCCACGCCAGCGAGGGCAACCTCAAAGTCAGCGTTATCAAGAAGGGCAGCCAGTTCGTGTCCGAGCTGAATGCCCCCGAGATCCGAAGCAACGACACCCAAGAGAATGGTGAGGAGGCCGATGCTCAGTCAGAAATCTCCATCAGCAAAACGCCCATCATGAAAATGCTGAAGGTCAAGCCGGATGCCAAGCGGATCAGTGTTACTCACCTGGGAAAGGAAGAGCCCAGCGAGGAGGGGGAGGCGGCTGATGAGGCTGTTAAAAAGACTGAAGGGTTGCCAGCTAACGGGTCAGCGAACGCTGACCCAGCCGTCAACGGGTCCACGGTGGTGTCGGTGCCTGTCCTGCAAGCTGGTGTGACGCAGATTGTCCCAGTGGTGCAGCAGGCGGCCACGAGCAACACTTCCAGCCCCTTGCCCAAAGTGATGATCCCTCTGAGCAGCATCCCCATCTACAACGCTGCCATGGATTCCAACAGCTTTCTCAACAACTCCTTCAGCAAGTTCCCCTACCCAACCAAAGCTGAACTGTGCTGGCTAACGGTGGTCACCAAGTACCCAGAAGAGCAGCTCAAGATCTGGTTCACAGCGCAACGGCTAAAGCATGGCATCAGCTGGACACCGGAGGAGATTGAAGATGCCCGCAAGAAgatgttcaacaccatcatccagGGCATCCCACAGCAGACTATCACGGTTTTACCTAGCCAGGTCACTACCGCCAATGGCAGTCAGCACCTCTTCCAGGCTAACTTCCCCTGCCAGCTGGTGACTCAGGCAGGCAATATCATGGTCAGCCAGCCTGGTGGGGTGGTGAAAGGGGTGGCGGTGAGCGGCTCCCCCGTTGCTGTCAGCCTGGCCACTGTCCCCAAGCAGCAGGACATCTCCAAGTTCCAACTGCAGAAGCTGGGAGGTGGCACAGAGAGCACGGGCATGAAGATCTTGACGTCGGCGTCAGGGGCCCAGTCGGTGATCAGTTCAGCCCACCTCTCGTCGTCCAGCCAGATTGCGGAGTTCGGGACGTACAAGTACAAGAAAACCAAAGAGCAGCTGGCAGCACTGAAGCAGAGCTTCCTGCGATCTCAGTTCCCAGAGCACGAGGAGGTCGAGCGGCTGGTGAGGGCGACGGGCCTGCAAGGCAAGGAAATCCGCAAGTGGTTCAGCGACCGGCGCTACAACTATAAGAACCTGAAGTGCAACCAATCGTTCGAAGTGGGCAATCTCAACCTCCCTCCTGCCGGCACTGGCCTGGAGGACActacccctcctcctctccccacctcggCCTTCCACCCCCACCGGCGCCAGTGGCAAACCAACTGTGACTTCACCCCACCCAAATTCAAGGGCAAGTCGGCCGAGCAGCTCAGCGCCCTGGAGCATAGCTATGGGCTGAACCCTTTCCCGCCTGAGGAAGAGGTGGACAGGCTGAGGGCAGAGACCAAGATGACCCGGCGGGAGATCGACTTGTGGTTCTCCGAGCGGCGGAAGGTCAAACTGGATGAGCGAGTCCGCCAGGAAGACTCAGGTGTAGCGGACTCTGCtggggatgaggaggaggaggaatcagACGGGGAAGGGACACCCAGCGACAGCAGCTCCGTGGACATGAGGCGAATCCTGGCCCCTCAGGAGCGCCTCAAGGTCAGCCCCTTGAAGATCTGCGTGAGGGACGGCTCCAACTTGTGCGTCCAGCCCAAGGCCTTGCAGGCCACGAAGGCCCAGAACCCCAACGCGGTCTCCTCTGCCACTCCCAAGTATAAGGGGCAGAATAAGAAAACAGTCCACCAGCTCCACTTGATGAAGCTGCAGTTCATGCGGACGCAGTGGCCCACAGTGGAAGAGTATGATGAGCTGGCCATCAGCGCCAGGCTACCCAGGACTGAGGTGGTCCGCTGGTTTGGCGACGCTCGGTACGCCTTGAAGAATGGGCAGCTGAAGTGGTACGACGACTACAAGAAGGGCATCTATGCCATCCGGTCAGGCAGTAACAGCCTCATCACTGACGTGCCTGTGGAGAACTACAGAGTCAGGCGCACCCCAACCAAAAAGAGCGGCAAGGCAGCTCTGTTTGAGTACTACACCCAGCACCGCATGCTGCACGAGGAGGACCTTGACCGGCTGTGTGAGAAGTCTTACATGAGCTACGAGCAGGTCAGGGACTGGTTTGCTGAGAAGCAAACCGAGGATGCCATGTACATGTCGGACTTCAGCAATGAGGACCAGCAGTCGACCAATGGCGAGAGTGACAAGGCCAAGGGTGGGCAGCGGTTTGCCGCGGAGGAGGCCTACTCTGATGTGACTGACAACAGCGATAACTGGGACGTCCGGTCACGAGAGGGACCCCCAGAACTGAATGAGTTTGATGCTGAGAACATCTCTG CCGAGTGA